One region of Choristoneura fumiferana chromosome 3, NRCan_CFum_1, whole genome shotgun sequence genomic DNA includes:
- the LOC141426690 gene encoding uncharacterized protein, with the protein MPVNATRPNRYELIEKIRQHFWERWRREYISELQQRTKWRTPQRELACGDVVVLKEDNLPPLQWRLGRVCCLHPGKDGVNRVADVTTSKGVIRRAVNKMCLLPTDEPQDDDQEN; encoded by the coding sequence ATGCCAGTCAACGCAACTAGACCCAACAGATACGAGCTGATCGAAAAGATACGCCAGCACTTCTGGGAGCGATGGCGGCGAGAGTACATCTCCGAGCTGCAGCAGCGCACCAAGTGGCGCACTCCGCAACGCGAGCTCGCGTGCGGGGACGTGGTCGTGCTCAAGGAAGACAACCTGCCGCCCCTCCAGTGGCGGTTAGGACGCGTCTGCTGTCTACATCCTGGCAAAGACGGAGTCAACAGGGTGGCTGATGTAACGACTTCAAAAGGCGTTATTCGAAGGGCTGTTAACAAGATGTGCCTTTTACCTACTGATGAACCCCAGGACGATGACCAGGAGAATTAA